Proteins from a single region of Xiphias gladius isolate SHS-SW01 ecotype Sanya breed wild chromosome 2, ASM1685928v1, whole genome shotgun sequence:
- the LOC120801885 gene encoding leucine-rich repeat neuronal protein 3 gives MKDVSFVDRLFVGLAMASFVVASEERPDCPKLCVCEIRPWFSPSSVYTEAQTVDCNDLGLFSLPEKFPVGTQVLLLQTNNVAKIDKPLDYLANITEIDLSQNNLSSISDVYLGNLPQLLSLHMEENWLRELPERCLAEVANLQELYMNHNLISSISQMAFQGLSNLVRLHLNSNKLKAIKKEWFEPMPNLEILMIGENPVLSIDDMNFKPLSNLHSLVLTRMNLSQLPDNALAGLDNLESISFYDNIFPEVPHSALRNVKNLKFLDLNKNPIARIQRGDFVDMLHLKELGINSMPELVSIDSFALNNLPELTKIEATNNPKLSYIHPNAFYRLPRLETLMLNGNALSALHRITVESLPNLREVSMHSNPIRCDCVVRWMNMNKTNIRFMEPDSLYCVEPPEYEGQHVRQVHFREMMEICLPLISPESMPGHIKSQNGSSVSLHCRAFAEPEPDIYWITPSGTRVLPNTVSDKFYMHPEGTFDIYDITENEAGLYTCVAHNLVGADLKSVSVEVNGFFPQPANGSLNVIVKSVETNSIVVSWKTGPGTLAPNIKWYTLSDANHPTTVFTTRVPSDVQVYNLTHLSPATHYKVCVDVRSIHYNHDTKCVNVTTKGLDPAKDTEEWDTAVITVFGVLLAVISVACLLIYVSLRNHHLYGDIRKCYSKASLTPVEATSMHSSFFTKLWLAGKGLPSGVEVKATVINVSDNAF, from the coding sequence ATGAAGGACGTGTCATTTGTGGATCGGCTCTTTGTTGGCTTGGCCATGGCCTCTTTTGTTGTGGCCAGTGAGGAGAGACCTGATTGCCCAAAGCTCTGTGTATGTGAAATTAGACCCTGGTTTTCTCCCAGTTCTGTGTACACAGAGGCGCAGACAGTTGACTGTAATGACTTGGGACTCTTTAGCCTGCCGGAAAAATTTCCAGTGGGCACACAAGTACTATTActgcaaacaaacaatgttGCCAAGATTGACAAACCCTTGGATTACCTGGCCAACATCACAGAAATCGATTTATCGCAAAACAATTTATCCTCAATCAGCGATGTCTATCTGGGGAACCTTCCTCAGCTGCTGTCCCTTCATATGGAGGAAAATTGGTTACGAGAGTTGCCTGAACGATGTCTGGCAGAAGTGGCTAACCTTCAAGAGCTCTACATGAATCACAACCTCATCTCCTCCATTTCCCAGATGGCTTTCCAGGGTCTCAGCAACCTTGTGCGACTTCACCTCAATTCTAACAAGCTGAAGGCCATTAAAAAAGAGTGGTTCGAACCCATGCCAAATCTGGAGATCCTGATGATTGGTGAGAATCCAGTTCTTTCTATTGATGATATGAACTTCAAACCTCTCAGTAACCTCCACAGTCTAGTTCTTACCAGAATGAACTTGTCCCAGCTTCCTGACAATGCATTGGCTGGTCTTGATAACTTAGAGAGCATCTCTTTCTATGATAATATTTTCCCTGAGGTTCCTCATTCTGCCctgagaaatgtaaaaaatcttAAGTTTCTGGATCTAAATAAAAACCCCATTGCAAGGATACAGAGAGGGGACTTTGTGGATATGCTCCATCTGAAAGAGCTGGGGATTAATAGCATGCCAGAGCTAGTTTCCATTGACAGCTTTGCCCTCAATAACCTCCCTGAGCTGACCAAAATAGAAGCCACCAACAATCCTAAACTCTCCTACATCCATCCTAATGCTTTCTACAGACTACCACGGCTGGAAACCCTAATGCTAAATGGCAATGCACTCAGTGCCCTCCATAGGATTACCGTTGAGTCCCTCCCAAATCTCAGAGAAGTCAGTATGCACAGCAACCCCATCCGCTGCGACTGTGTAGTCCGCTGGATGAACATGAACAAGACCAACATTCGCTTCATGGAGCCCGATTCACTCTACTGTGTGGAGCCTCCGGAGTATGAGGGGCAGCATGTCCGACAGGTTCACTTCAGGGAGATGATGGAGATTTGTTTGCCGCTCATCTCTCCAGAAAGCATGCCTGGTCATATTAAATCACAGAATGGGAGCTCAGTGTCACTCCATTGTCGGGCCTTTGCTGAGCCAGAGCCGGACATCTATTGGATCACCCCATCTGGTACCAGGGTCCTACCTAACACCGTCTCTGACAAGTTCTACATGCACCCAGAGGGAACTTTTGACATTTATGacataacagaaaatgaagcagGTCTTTACACTTGTGTTGCCCATAATCTGGTTGGAGCTGATCTGAAATCTGTTTCAGTAGAGGTGAATGGATTTTTTCCCCAACCTGCAAATGGGTCTCTGAACGTCATAGTCAAATCAGTGGAGACAAACTCCATAGTGGTTTCCTGGAAGACTGGCCCTGGCACCCTGGCTCCCAACATTAAATGGTACACTCTGTCAGATGCCAACCATCCAACTACAGTGTTTACCACCAGGGTTCCTTCTGATGTCCAGGTCTACAACCTCACCCATCTCAGCCCCGCCACTCACTACAAAGTATGTGTGGATGTCCGCAGCATCCACTACAACCATGACACCAAATGTGTCAATGTCACTACTAAGGGATTAGACCCAGCTAAGGACACAGAAGAATGGGACACAGCAGTAATCACTGTCTTTGGTGTGCTATTGGCTGTGATTTCAGTGGCCTGCCTCCTTATTTATGTGTCTCTGAGGAACCACCACCTTTATGGGGATATAAGAAAATGCTACTCCAAAGCTTCTCTGACACCAGTGGAAGCTACCAGTATgcattcttctttctttacaAAGCTGTGGCTTGCAGGTAAGGGACTGCCAAGTGGAGTGGAGGTGAAAGCCACAGTCATAAATGTATCTGACAATGCCTTTTAA